In Lineus longissimus chromosome 9, tnLinLong1.2, whole genome shotgun sequence, one genomic interval encodes:
- the LOC135493790 gene encoding histidine--tRNA ligase, cytoplasmic-like isoform X2 has translation MIALTTLSHLRWMNHHLKRSASLLYQLYSTNGNDQISQEVTKLLELKAQLGNDVQKSFVLKTAKGTRDYNPKQMAIRERVFNTIITCFKRHGAETIDTPVFELKDTLTGKYGEDSKLIYDLANQGGEILSLRYDLTVPFARYLAMNKVTNIKRYHIAKVYRRDNPAMTRGRFREFYQCDFDIAGQYDLMIPDAECVKIVSEILSELKLGDFVIKLNHRKLLDGMFAACGVPEDKFRTICSSVDKLDKTFWDDVKAEMVDEKGLDPDVADKIGSYVQLNGGTELIERLQKDECLSANKAAVEGLEQMKLLLRYCDLYGVMDRVSFDVSLARGLDYYTGVIYEAVLKGRSTNASGEQVGVGSVAGGGRYDGLVGIFDAKGKQTPCVGVSIGIERVFSILEARELAAGKKVRTTETNVYVVSAQKNLTEERMKLCSELWDSNIKTEASYKKNPKTLAQFQYCEEMGIPLAVIIGESELQNNIVKLRDIVTREESEVPRDKMVETIREKLSTLG, from the exons atctCTCAAGAAGTGACCAAGTTACTCGAGTTGAAGGCACAGCTTGGCAATGATGTTCAGAAGAGCTTTGTCCTCAAGACTGCAAAG GGTACGCGGGACTACAACCCCAAGCAGATGGCCATCAGAGAACGTGTGTTCAATACAATCATAACCTGCTTCAAACGTCACGGGGCTGAGACGATTGACACACCTGTGTTTGAACTCAAG GACACACTGACAGGCAAGTATGGAGAAGACTCCAAGCTCATCTATGATCTGGCCAACCAGGGCGGTGAGATTCTCTCACTCAGATATGATCTGACT GTTCCATTTGCAAGATATCTGGCTATGAATAAGGTGACCAATATCAAGAGGTATCATATCGCTAAGGTGTATCGACGGGACAACCCCGCTATGACTAGGGGGCGCTTCAGGGAGTTCTACCAGTGT GATTTTGACATTGCTGGCCAATATGACCTGATGATCCCAGATGCAGAGTGTGTGAAAATAGTCTCAGAGATTCTCAGTGAGCTCAAACTGGGGGACTTTGTTATCAAG TTAAATCACCGTAAACTCCTTGACGGCATGTTTGCTGCGTGTGGCGTCCCGGAGGACAAGTTCAGGACGATATGCTCTTCAGTTGATAAGCTCGATAAGACATTCTGGGATGACGTGAAAGCAGAGATGGTGGACGAGAAAGGGCTGGACCCAGATGTGGCTGATAAGATCGGCTCATATGTCCAGCTTAACGGCGGCACAGAGCTTATTGAAAGGTTACAGAAGGACGAGTGTCTCTCTGCGAATAAGGCGGCAGTGGAGGGGCTGGAGCAGATGAAGCTGTTGCTGAGATATTGTGATCTGTATGGAGTCATGGATCGG GTGTCATTTGATGTGAGTCTTGCACGGGGTTTGGACTACTACACTGGAGTGATCTACGAGGCCGTTTTGAAAG GTCGGTCTACGAATGCATCTGGTGAACAGGTTGGAGTAGGAAGTGTTGCTGGTGGTGGCCGGTATGACGGACTCGTGGGGATATTTGATGCCAAGGGCAAGCAGACCCCGTGTGTTGGTGTCAGTATAGGAATAGAAAGGGTCTTCTCCATATTGGAGGCAAGAGAATTG GCCGCTGGGAAGAAGGTGCGTACCACTGAGACAAATGTCTATGTCGTCTCCGCTCAAAAGAATCTGACTGAGGAGAGGATGAAGTTATGTTCAGAACTTTGGGATTCAAATATCAAA ACTGAAGCTTCATACAAgaaaaatcccaaaaccttGGCCCAGTTCCAGTATTGTGAAGAAATGGGTATTCCATTGGCTGTCATTATTGGCGAATCAGAATTACAGAATAATATTGTTAAGCTTCGAGACATAGTCACACGAGAAGAG TCGGAGGTGCCACGGGACAAGATGGTCGAAACAATACGAGAAAAGTTGTCAACTTTAGGATAA
- the LOC135493790 gene encoding histidine--tRNA ligase, cytoplasmic-like isoform X3, translating to MADQRAELQDKIKNQGEKVRKLKEAGADKAEISQEVTKLLELKAQLGNDVQKSFVLKTAKGTRDYNPKQMAIRERVFNTIITCFKRHGAETIDTPVFELKDTLTGKYGEDSKLIYDLANQGGEILSLRYDLTVPFARYLAMNKVTNIKRYHIAKVYRRDNPAMTRGRFREFYQCDFDIAGQYDLMIPDAECVKIVSEILSELKLGDFVIKLNHRKLLDGMFAACGVPEDKFRTICSSVDKLDKTFWDDVKAEMVDEKGLDPDVADKIGSYVQLNGGTELIERLQKDECLSANKAAVEGLEQMKLLLRYCDLYGVMDRVSFDVSLARGLDYYTGVIYEAVLKGRSTNASGEQVGVGSVAGGGRYDGLVGIFDAKGKQTPCVGVSIGIERVFSILEARELAAGKKVRTTETNVYVVSAQKNLTEERMKLCSELWDSNIKTEASYKKNPKTLAQFQYCEEMGIPLAVIIGESELQNNIVKLRDIVTREESEVPRDKMVETIREKLSTLG from the exons atctCTCAAGAAGTGACCAAGTTACTCGAGTTGAAGGCACAGCTTGGCAATGATGTTCAGAAGAGCTTTGTCCTCAAGACTGCAAAG GGTACGCGGGACTACAACCCCAAGCAGATGGCCATCAGAGAACGTGTGTTCAATACAATCATAACCTGCTTCAAACGTCACGGGGCTGAGACGATTGACACACCTGTGTTTGAACTCAAG GACACACTGACAGGCAAGTATGGAGAAGACTCCAAGCTCATCTATGATCTGGCCAACCAGGGCGGTGAGATTCTCTCACTCAGATATGATCTGACT GTTCCATTTGCAAGATATCTGGCTATGAATAAGGTGACCAATATCAAGAGGTATCATATCGCTAAGGTGTATCGACGGGACAACCCCGCTATGACTAGGGGGCGCTTCAGGGAGTTCTACCAGTGT GATTTTGACATTGCTGGCCAATATGACCTGATGATCCCAGATGCAGAGTGTGTGAAAATAGTCTCAGAGATTCTCAGTGAGCTCAAACTGGGGGACTTTGTTATCAAG TTAAATCACCGTAAACTCCTTGACGGCATGTTTGCTGCGTGTGGCGTCCCGGAGGACAAGTTCAGGACGATATGCTCTTCAGTTGATAAGCTCGATAAGACATTCTGGGATGACGTGAAAGCAGAGATGGTGGACGAGAAAGGGCTGGACCCAGATGTGGCTGATAAGATCGGCTCATATGTCCAGCTTAACGGCGGCACAGAGCTTATTGAAAGGTTACAGAAGGACGAGTGTCTCTCTGCGAATAAGGCGGCAGTGGAGGGGCTGGAGCAGATGAAGCTGTTGCTGAGATATTGTGATCTGTATGGAGTCATGGATCGG GTGTCATTTGATGTGAGTCTTGCACGGGGTTTGGACTACTACACTGGAGTGATCTACGAGGCCGTTTTGAAAG GTCGGTCTACGAATGCATCTGGTGAACAGGTTGGAGTAGGAAGTGTTGCTGGTGGTGGCCGGTATGACGGACTCGTGGGGATATTTGATGCCAAGGGCAAGCAGACCCCGTGTGTTGGTGTCAGTATAGGAATAGAAAGGGTCTTCTCCATATTGGAGGCAAGAGAATTG GCCGCTGGGAAGAAGGTGCGTACCACTGAGACAAATGTCTATGTCGTCTCCGCTCAAAAGAATCTGACTGAGGAGAGGATGAAGTTATGTTCAGAACTTTGGGATTCAAATATCAAA ACTGAAGCTTCATACAAgaaaaatcccaaaaccttGGCCCAGTTCCAGTATTGTGAAGAAATGGGTATTCCATTGGCTGTCATTATTGGCGAATCAGAATTACAGAATAATATTGTTAAGCTTCGAGACATAGTCACACGAGAAGAG TCGGAGGTGCCACGGGACAAGATGGTCGAAACAATACGAGAAAAGTTGTCAACTTTAGGATAA
- the LOC135493790 gene encoding histidine--tRNA ligase, cytoplasmic-like isoform X1 produces the protein MSYPSKFQVEYSHHNSPGISPELQTYRNLIAIGDDIKKLKAEKPTGYKARISQEVTKLLELKAQLGNDVQKSFVLKTAKGTRDYNPKQMAIRERVFNTIITCFKRHGAETIDTPVFELKDTLTGKYGEDSKLIYDLANQGGEILSLRYDLTVPFARYLAMNKVTNIKRYHIAKVYRRDNPAMTRGRFREFYQCDFDIAGQYDLMIPDAECVKIVSEILSELKLGDFVIKLNHRKLLDGMFAACGVPEDKFRTICSSVDKLDKTFWDDVKAEMVDEKGLDPDVADKIGSYVQLNGGTELIERLQKDECLSANKAAVEGLEQMKLLLRYCDLYGVMDRVSFDVSLARGLDYYTGVIYEAVLKGRSTNASGEQVGVGSVAGGGRYDGLVGIFDAKGKQTPCVGVSIGIERVFSILEARELAAGKKVRTTETNVYVVSAQKNLTEERMKLCSELWDSNIKTEASYKKNPKTLAQFQYCEEMGIPLAVIIGESELQNNIVKLRDIVTREESEVPRDKMVETIREKLSTLG, from the exons atctCTCAAGAAGTGACCAAGTTACTCGAGTTGAAGGCACAGCTTGGCAATGATGTTCAGAAGAGCTTTGTCCTCAAGACTGCAAAG GGTACGCGGGACTACAACCCCAAGCAGATGGCCATCAGAGAACGTGTGTTCAATACAATCATAACCTGCTTCAAACGTCACGGGGCTGAGACGATTGACACACCTGTGTTTGAACTCAAG GACACACTGACAGGCAAGTATGGAGAAGACTCCAAGCTCATCTATGATCTGGCCAACCAGGGCGGTGAGATTCTCTCACTCAGATATGATCTGACT GTTCCATTTGCAAGATATCTGGCTATGAATAAGGTGACCAATATCAAGAGGTATCATATCGCTAAGGTGTATCGACGGGACAACCCCGCTATGACTAGGGGGCGCTTCAGGGAGTTCTACCAGTGT GATTTTGACATTGCTGGCCAATATGACCTGATGATCCCAGATGCAGAGTGTGTGAAAATAGTCTCAGAGATTCTCAGTGAGCTCAAACTGGGGGACTTTGTTATCAAG TTAAATCACCGTAAACTCCTTGACGGCATGTTTGCTGCGTGTGGCGTCCCGGAGGACAAGTTCAGGACGATATGCTCTTCAGTTGATAAGCTCGATAAGACATTCTGGGATGACGTGAAAGCAGAGATGGTGGACGAGAAAGGGCTGGACCCAGATGTGGCTGATAAGATCGGCTCATATGTCCAGCTTAACGGCGGCACAGAGCTTATTGAAAGGTTACAGAAGGACGAGTGTCTCTCTGCGAATAAGGCGGCAGTGGAGGGGCTGGAGCAGATGAAGCTGTTGCTGAGATATTGTGATCTGTATGGAGTCATGGATCGG GTGTCATTTGATGTGAGTCTTGCACGGGGTTTGGACTACTACACTGGAGTGATCTACGAGGCCGTTTTGAAAG GTCGGTCTACGAATGCATCTGGTGAACAGGTTGGAGTAGGAAGTGTTGCTGGTGGTGGCCGGTATGACGGACTCGTGGGGATATTTGATGCCAAGGGCAAGCAGACCCCGTGTGTTGGTGTCAGTATAGGAATAGAAAGGGTCTTCTCCATATTGGAGGCAAGAGAATTG GCCGCTGGGAAGAAGGTGCGTACCACTGAGACAAATGTCTATGTCGTCTCCGCTCAAAAGAATCTGACTGAGGAGAGGATGAAGTTATGTTCAGAACTTTGGGATTCAAATATCAAA ACTGAAGCTTCATACAAgaaaaatcccaaaaccttGGCCCAGTTCCAGTATTGTGAAGAAATGGGTATTCCATTGGCTGTCATTATTGGCGAATCAGAATTACAGAATAATATTGTTAAGCTTCGAGACATAGTCACACGAGAAGAG TCGGAGGTGCCACGGGACAAGATGGTCGAAACAATACGAGAAAAGTTGTCAACTTTAGGATAA